Proteins encoded in a region of the Streptomyces sp. NBC_01471 genome:
- a CDS encoding transporter substrate-binding domain-containing protein, which yields MPRRRSPLSTLAAAGTVLALAAGLSACGGSSTKDGSGSPVAAAKGSVVIGAVSNGAAKQTTLHVPEVAAIRSQLPKSVTADGKLTIGLGMLPAGSAPLGYVGDDQKTVTGSEPDLGRLVASVLGLRPDVKNSTWENLFVGIDSGRTEAGFSNITDTEERKKKYEFACYREDNLGFEVRKDSSWNFDGTYKSLAGRTVAVGAGTNQEKLLLEWRDKLAAAGKKLTVKYYQESNSTYLALNSKKIDAYFGPNPSLSYHITRTASTPQATRSAGTFSGAGASLQGLICATAKKGSGLAKPLAEAINYLIEHGQYATWLQAWNLRNEAVKTAEVNPPGLPVTNS from the coding sequence ATGCCCCGCCGCCGCTCGCCCCTGTCCACTCTCGCCGCCGCCGGCACCGTTCTCGCCCTGGCCGCCGGGCTCAGCGCCTGCGGTGGCAGCAGCACCAAGGACGGGTCCGGCTCACCGGTCGCCGCGGCCAAGGGGTCGGTGGTCATCGGCGCGGTCTCGAACGGGGCCGCCAAGCAGACCACCCTGCACGTCCCCGAGGTGGCCGCGATCCGGTCGCAGCTGCCCAAGTCCGTCACCGCGGACGGGAAGCTGACCATCGGGCTGGGCATGCTCCCGGCCGGTTCGGCGCCACTCGGGTACGTCGGCGACGACCAGAAGACCGTGACCGGGTCCGAGCCCGACCTCGGCAGGCTGGTCGCATCCGTCCTCGGTCTGCGCCCCGACGTGAAGAACTCGACGTGGGAGAACCTGTTCGTCGGGATCGACAGCGGGCGCACCGAGGCGGGCTTCTCCAACATCACCGACACCGAGGAGCGGAAGAAGAAGTACGAGTTCGCCTGCTACCGCGAGGACAATCTCGGCTTCGAGGTGCGCAAGGACTCCAGCTGGAACTTCGACGGCACGTACAAGAGCCTGGCGGGCAGGACCGTCGCGGTGGGCGCGGGAACCAACCAGGAGAAGCTCCTGCTCGAATGGCGGGACAAGCTGGCGGCCGCGGGCAAGAAGCTGACGGTGAAGTACTACCAGGAGAGCAACAGCACCTATCTGGCGCTCAATTCGAAGAAGATCGACGCGTACTTCGGCCCGAACCCGAGCCTCTCGTACCACATCACCCGTACGGCTTCGACCCCGCAGGCGACCCGCAGCGCAGGCACGTTCTCGGGCGCCGGGGCCTCGTTGCAGGGGCTGATCTGCGCGACCGCCAAGAAGGGCAGCGGCCTCGCGAAGCCACTGGCCGAAGCCATCAACTACCTGATCGAGCACGGCCAGTACGCCACGTGGCTACAGGCGTGGAACCTCAGGAACGAGGCCGTGAAGACCGCCGAGGTCAACCCGCCCGGCCTGCCCGTCACCAACTCCTGA
- a CDS encoding GNAT family N-acetyltransferase, which produces MSTELQPPRPLPVPGPAPSTGPAPAHLLDNAAWAALAGPHRRFAETVGSAARYRTDVAPFVALADPASPAAWDDLAVLVGPGEQTAVTGVTAVPDGWETVRSGTGVQLVADTLRTARDPEAVRLTPADVPEMLDLVSRTRPGPFLPRTIELGAYWGIRRGGRLVAMAGERLRPPGHTEISAVCTDAGHRGQGFATRLVRHVADGVRDRGDTPFLHAAAENENAIRLYLSMGFVLRRRNLFVVVRVPGGDSPAVPED; this is translated from the coding sequence ATGTCCACCGAACTCCAGCCACCGCGGCCCCTCCCGGTACCCGGCCCCGCGCCGTCCACCGGGCCGGCCCCGGCGCATCTGCTGGACAACGCCGCCTGGGCGGCGCTCGCCGGACCGCACCGGCGTTTCGCCGAGACGGTCGGTTCCGCCGCTCGCTACCGGACGGACGTCGCCCCCTTCGTCGCACTGGCGGATCCGGCGTCCCCCGCGGCCTGGGACGACCTGGCCGTACTGGTCGGACCCGGTGAGCAGACCGCAGTCACCGGAGTCACAGCGGTGCCGGACGGCTGGGAGACGGTCCGCAGCGGTACCGGTGTCCAGCTCGTCGCCGACACCCTGCGCACGGCCCGCGATCCGGAAGCCGTCCGGCTGACCCCGGCCGACGTACCGGAGATGCTGGACCTGGTGAGTCGGACCAGACCCGGTCCCTTCCTCCCCCGCACGATCGAACTGGGCGCGTACTGGGGAATCCGGCGCGGCGGGCGGCTGGTGGCGATGGCCGGCGAGCGGCTCCGCCCGCCGGGCCACACCGAGATCAGCGCCGTCTGCACGGATGCCGGACACCGGGGCCAGGGGTTCGCCACCCGGCTGGTACGCCATGTCGCCGACGGTGTCAGGGACCGCGGGGACACCCCGTTCCTGCACGCGGCCGCCGAGAACGAGAACGCCATCCGGCTGTATCTGTCGATGGGCTTCGTGCTGCGCCGACGCAATCTGTTCGTTGTGGTCCGTGTCCCGGGAGGTGACTCCCCCGCCGTACCGGAGGACTGA
- a CDS encoding LLM class flavin-dependent oxidoreductase — protein sequence MSPSPTPSSPPAPLHLAVALDGAGWHPASWRDPRSRPDRLFTAGYWLEAVQEAERGLIDFVTFEDALSLQSTDPAGDDRRTDQVRGRLDAVLTASAVAPLTRHIGLVPTAVVTHTEPFHLAKAVATLDHVSRGRAGVRVRVSASAHEAAHFGRRTLPEFRPQDLGLPGTRELVRELFGEAADYVEVLRRLWDSWEDDAEIRDSATGRFIDRAKLHYIDFEGDRFSVKGPSITPRSPQGQPPVTALAHASVPYGLVASSADVGYITPHDAAGARAVTDEILTARDDAGRGGDTIHVFGDLVVFLDGTAAAAKARRQRLDETAGAPLTSDAEVFTGTPAELADLLVDWQRAGLTGYRLRPAVTAHDLPAISRGLVPELQSRGAFRRAYEADSLRGLLGLARPANRYARVRAGGQS from the coding sequence ATGTCGCCCTCACCCACCCCTTCCTCTCCCCCCGCACCCCTGCACCTCGCCGTGGCGCTGGACGGCGCGGGCTGGCACCCCGCGTCCTGGCGCGACCCCCGGTCCCGCCCGGACCGGCTCTTCACCGCCGGCTACTGGCTGGAAGCCGTACAGGAGGCCGAACGGGGCCTCATCGACTTCGTGACCTTCGAGGACGCGCTGTCCCTCCAGTCCACCGACCCGGCCGGTGACGACCGGCGCACCGACCAGGTGCGCGGCCGGCTGGACGCGGTCCTGACCGCCTCCGCCGTGGCGCCGCTGACCCGGCACATCGGGCTCGTACCGACCGCGGTGGTCACCCACACCGAGCCCTTCCACCTGGCGAAGGCCGTCGCGACGCTGGACCACGTGAGCAGGGGGCGCGCCGGCGTCCGGGTGCGGGTCTCCGCGTCGGCGCACGAGGCGGCGCACTTCGGGCGCCGGACCCTGCCGGAGTTCCGCCCGCAGGACCTCGGACTCCCGGGCACACGGGAACTGGTCCGCGAACTGTTCGGCGAGGCCGCCGACTACGTCGAGGTGCTCCGCAGGCTCTGGGACAGCTGGGAGGACGACGCCGAGATACGCGACAGCGCCACCGGGCGGTTCATCGACCGCGCGAAGCTGCACTACATCGACTTCGAGGGCGACCGGTTCAGCGTCAAGGGCCCTTCGATCACGCCGCGTTCGCCGCAGGGCCAGCCGCCGGTCACCGCGCTCGCCCACGCGTCCGTCCCGTACGGACTCGTGGCGAGCTCGGCGGACGTCGGGTACATCACCCCGCACGACGCCGCCGGCGCGCGAGCCGTCACCGACGAGATCCTGACCGCCCGGGACGACGCCGGACGGGGCGGGGACACCATCCACGTCTTCGGGGACCTGGTGGTCTTCCTGGACGGGACGGCCGCCGCCGCGAAGGCCCGCAGGCAGCGGCTCGACGAGACCGCCGGTGCCCCGCTGACCAGCGACGCAGAGGTGTTCACCGGCACCCCGGCCGAACTCGCCGATCTGCTCGTCGACTGGCAGCGCGCGGGCCTGACCGGCTACCGGCTGCGCCCCGCCGTGACCGCCCACGACCTGCCCGCCATCAGCCGGGGCCTGGTCCCCGAACTCCAGAGCCGGGGCGCCTTCCGCCGCGCCTACGAGGCCGACTCGCTGCGCGGTCTGCTCGGCCTCGCCCGGCCCGCCAACCGTTACGCCCGGGTCCGGGCCGGAGGACAGTCATGA
- a CDS encoding NtaA/DmoA family FMN-dependent monooxygenase (This protein belongs to a clade of FMN-dependent monooxygenases, within a broader family of flavin-dependent oxidoreductases, the luciferase-like monooxygenase (LMM) family, some of whose members use coenzyme F420 rather than FMN.) has translation MSDTQKQIHLAAHFPGVNNTTVWSDPEAGSQIDFASFSHFARTAERAKFDFLFLAEGLRLREQGGEIYDLDVVGRPDTFTVLAALAAVTDRIGLAGTINSTFNEPYEVARQFASLDHLSAGRAAWNVVTSWDAFTGENFRRGGFLAEADRYTRAEQFLRTAWKLFDSWADGEVLADRESGRFLRTADAGTFAHRDQHFDIAGRFNVPRSPQGRPVIFQAGDSDQGREFAAATADAIFSRHSAPEAGRVFYRDVKGRLARHGRKPDELLILPAATFVLGDTDAEAEDRAHEVRRSQVSGQTAIKFLEHVWNRDLSGYDPDGPLPDIDPDTGEHTVARGRASVRMVRDPLATASEWRQRAKAEGLSIRELVIETSARQTFIGSPATVAAAVNAAVQSEASDGFILAPHLVPGGLDEFAATVVPLLQERGVFRTEYEGSTLRDHLGLRTPGA, from the coding sequence ATGAGCGACACCCAGAAGCAGATCCACCTCGCCGCCCACTTCCCCGGGGTGAACAACACCACGGTCTGGAGCGACCCGGAGGCAGGCAGCCAGATCGACTTCGCCTCCTTCAGCCACTTCGCGCGCACCGCGGAACGGGCCAAGTTCGACTTCCTGTTCCTGGCCGAAGGGCTGCGGCTCCGCGAGCAGGGCGGCGAGATCTACGACCTGGACGTGGTCGGCCGCCCCGACACCTTCACGGTGCTGGCCGCGCTGGCCGCGGTCACGGATCGGATCGGGCTCGCCGGGACGATCAACTCCACGTTCAACGAACCGTACGAGGTGGCACGGCAGTTCGCCTCCCTGGACCACCTGTCGGCCGGGCGGGCCGCGTGGAACGTCGTCACCTCCTGGGACGCCTTCACCGGGGAGAACTTCCGGCGCGGCGGCTTCCTCGCGGAGGCGGACCGCTACACCCGCGCCGAGCAGTTCCTCCGTACCGCCTGGAAGCTGTTCGACTCCTGGGCGGACGGGGAGGTCCTGGCCGACCGGGAGAGCGGCCGCTTCCTGCGGACTGCCGACGCAGGTACGTTCGCCCACCGCGACCAGCACTTCGACATCGCGGGCCGGTTCAACGTGCCGCGCTCTCCGCAGGGCCGGCCGGTGATCTTCCAGGCGGGCGACTCCGACCAGGGGCGGGAGTTCGCGGCGGCGACGGCGGACGCCATCTTCAGCAGGCACTCGGCGCCGGAGGCGGGCCGCGTCTTCTACCGCGACGTGAAGGGGCGGCTGGCCCGCCACGGACGGAAGCCGGACGAGCTGCTGATCCTGCCCGCGGCCACCTTCGTCCTGGGCGACACCGACGCCGAGGCTGAGGACCGCGCCCACGAGGTCCGGCGCAGCCAGGTCAGCGGCCAGACCGCGATCAAGTTCCTGGAGCACGTCTGGAACAGGGACCTGTCCGGTTACGACCCGGACGGGCCGCTGCCCGACATCGACCCCGACACAGGTGAGCACACGGTGGCGCGGGGCCGGGCGAGCGTGCGGATGGTGCGTGATCCGCTGGCAACGGCGTCCGAGTGGCGGCAGCGGGCGAAGGCGGAAGGGCTCTCCATCCGGGAGCTGGTGATCGAGACCAGCGCCCGGCAGACGTTCATCGGTTCGCCCGCCACGGTCGCCGCCGCGGTGAACGCCGCCGTGCAGAGCGAGGCGTCCGACGGGTTCATCCTGGCCCCGCATCTGGTCCCCGGCGGGCTGGACGAGTTCGCCGCCACGGTGGTGCCGCTGCTCCAGGAGCGCGGGGTGTTCCGTACCGAGTACGAGGGTTCGACGCTCCGCGACCATCTCGGGCTGCGCACACCTGGCGCCTGA
- a CDS encoding NAD(P)H-binding protein, with translation MIIVTGASGRLGRRIVERLLTRVPADRVGVSVRDPHKAQLFADRGVRVRYGSFTDPDSLSHAFEGASQVLIVSVDKMGEETVRQHLAAIDGAVAAGARRILYTSQIGASPSSRFQACRDHAATEEALRASGVPSTSLRNGFYAASAMQLAGHGLEAGEVALPADGPVSWTTLADLADAAAVILADEGRFDGPTPPLTGAQALTFADLARIATEVTGRAIPRSTVTDDQFRQQLTGNGVPAEAAEQLLGIFAAARAGEFAAVDPTLATLLGRDPIALSTFLSEELTRHDVR, from the coding sequence ATGATCATCGTGACCGGAGCCAGCGGACGGCTAGGACGCCGGATCGTCGAGAGGCTGCTGACGCGCGTCCCTGCGGACCGCGTGGGTGTGAGCGTCAGAGACCCGCACAAGGCGCAGTTGTTCGCCGACCGGGGGGTGCGGGTGCGGTACGGCAGCTTCACGGACCCGGACAGCCTCAGCCATGCCTTCGAGGGTGCGTCCCAGGTGCTGATCGTCTCTGTCGACAAGATGGGCGAGGAGACCGTACGGCAGCACCTGGCCGCGATCGACGGGGCCGTCGCGGCGGGCGCCCGCCGGATTCTCTACACCAGCCAGATCGGCGCCAGCCCCTCGTCGCGTTTCCAGGCCTGCCGCGACCATGCCGCCACCGAGGAAGCGCTGCGTGCGTCCGGCGTGCCGTCCACCTCGCTGCGCAACGGTTTCTATGCGGCCAGTGCGATGCAGCTGGCAGGCCACGGCCTGGAGGCCGGCGAGGTCGCGCTCCCCGCGGACGGGCCGGTCAGCTGGACCACGCTCGCCGACCTCGCCGATGCGGCGGCCGTCATCCTGGCCGACGAAGGGCGCTTCGACGGTCCTACGCCGCCGCTCACCGGGGCGCAGGCGCTGACCTTCGCCGACCTCGCCCGCATCGCCACCGAGGTCACCGGCCGGGCCATCCCGAGGAGCACCGTCACCGACGACCAGTTCAGGCAGCAACTGACGGGAAACGGTGTCCCGGCCGAGGCGGCGGAACAGCTGCTGGGCATCTTCGCCGCCGCCCGCGCCGGTGAATTCGCTGCCGTCGACCCGACGCTGGCGACGCTGCTCGGCCGGGACCCCATCGCCCTGAGCACCTTCCTGAGCGAGGAGCTGACCCGCCACGACGTGCGTTGA
- a CDS encoding TetR/AcrR family transcriptional regulator, protein MPPSQPVSAAAVDSDTAATDREQPRQRVIEAAADLLAREGRDAVTTRAVAVAAGLQPPAIYRLFGDKAGLLDAVAEYGFASFLAAKEAKRAGQAPQDPVEDLRAGWDLAVEFGLAHPALYSLMYSEPTRAASAAFTTGMKILMGRIRRLAADGWLRVDEHLAAMLIHATARGAVLTWLSLPEDGRDPALLTTMRESMVTAVTNQEPAVQTAGPAGAARALIAALPEQSALSGAEQHLLREWLGRIASDG, encoded by the coding sequence ATGCCTCCATCTCAGCCCGTCAGCGCCGCCGCCGTCGACTCCGACACCGCGGCCACCGACCGCGAGCAGCCCCGGCAGCGGGTGATCGAGGCCGCGGCCGACCTGCTGGCACGTGAGGGCCGCGACGCCGTCACCACCCGCGCGGTCGCGGTCGCGGCCGGTCTGCAGCCACCGGCCATCTACCGGCTGTTCGGCGACAAGGCCGGGCTCCTCGACGCGGTCGCCGAGTACGGCTTCGCCTCGTTCCTGGCGGCCAAGGAGGCCAAGCGCGCGGGCCAGGCCCCGCAGGATCCCGTCGAGGACCTGAGGGCCGGCTGGGACCTGGCGGTCGAGTTCGGTCTCGCCCATCCCGCCCTCTACTCGCTGATGTACAGCGAGCCCACGAGAGCCGCGTCAGCCGCCTTCACGACAGGCATGAAGATCCTCATGGGCCGTATCCGGCGGCTCGCCGCCGACGGCTGGCTCCGCGTCGACGAGCACCTCGCGGCCATGCTCATCCACGCCACGGCACGCGGCGCGGTCCTCACCTGGCTGTCCCTGCCCGAGGACGGGCGGGACCCGGCCCTGTTGACCACGATGCGGGAGTCCATGGTCACCGCCGTGACCAACCAGGAGCCCGCCGTCCAGACCGCGGGCCCGGCGGGCGCCGCCCGCGCCCTGATCGCCGCACTGCCCGAACAGTCGGCGCTCAGCGGCGCGGAGCAGCACCTGCTGAGGGAGTGGCTGGGCCGCATCGCATCGGACGGCTGA
- a CDS encoding DMT family transporter: MSQPTSPPTGPQKSSHRPRPGGARTGFLMAVTSMATVQLGSALTVPLFGELGALSAAGLRLGWAGLILLVLIRPRRSDFTRPDLLACSVLGTATAGMMLFFMLALTRLPLGTASALEFLGPLAVSLYGPGHGRRAWTGAAAIGVVLLTEPWHGGLDPLGAGYALAAAVCWAAYILLTQRVGDSVTGLKGLAVSMPVAGVLGMLVAAPAVSSHVTWPSLWIMLGLAALSPVLPFALEFLALRRLTTSAFGTLMSLEPGIAMLIGLLVLGQIPGPAPAVGIALVVIAGIGATRTGARPAATPSSSTAAVA; encoded by the coding sequence ATGAGTCAGCCCACGAGCCCGCCCACGGGCCCGCAGAAGTCCTCACACCGGCCGCGCCCGGGCGGCGCCCGGACCGGGTTCCTCATGGCGGTGACCTCCATGGCCACCGTTCAGCTCGGCTCGGCCCTGACGGTGCCTCTGTTCGGCGAACTCGGCGCACTGAGCGCGGCGGGACTGCGTCTGGGCTGGGCCGGCCTGATTCTCCTGGTCCTCATCCGGCCCCGGCGCAGCGACTTCACCCGCCCGGACCTGCTGGCCTGCTCCGTGCTCGGCACCGCGACCGCGGGCATGATGCTCTTCTTCATGCTCGCCCTCACCCGCCTGCCGCTCGGCACCGCGAGCGCCCTGGAGTTCCTCGGGCCGCTGGCCGTCTCCCTGTACGGGCCCGGACACGGCCGCAGGGCATGGACCGGGGCGGCCGCGATCGGCGTCGTGCTGCTGACCGAGCCCTGGCACGGCGGCCTCGATCCGCTCGGTGCCGGATACGCGCTGGCCGCCGCGGTCTGCTGGGCCGCCTACATCCTGCTGACCCAGCGCGTCGGTGACAGCGTGACCGGACTGAAGGGACTGGCCGTCTCCATGCCCGTGGCGGGCGTGCTCGGCATGCTCGTCGCCGCACCGGCCGTCTCGTCCCATGTGACCTGGCCGAGCCTGTGGATCATGCTCGGGCTGGCCGCCCTCAGCCCCGTGCTGCCGTTCGCCCTCGAATTCCTCGCCCTGCGCCGCCTGACCACGTCCGCCTTCGGCACCCTGATGAGCCTGGAACCCGGTATCGCCATGCTGATCGGCCTCCTGGTGCTGGGCCAGATACCCGGCCCCGCACCCGCGGTCGGCATCGCCCTCGTGGTGATCGCAGGCATCGGCGCCACCCGCACCGGCGCCCGCCCGGCAGCAACGCCTTCGTCCAGCACCGCGGCTGTCGCGTAA
- a CDS encoding transketolase, with protein MNTDLNRLMALMTGDEKHGPAATSTLDALWVLYDRVLRVTPQTVSAPGRDRFLLSKGHGPMAYYAVLAAKGYFPEELLAGFGSYDSPLGHHPDRLRVPGAEIGSGSLGHGLPLGVGTVLGLRAQQLTEPRVWVLIGDAELDEGSVHEAIAYAGPAGLDQLHTLVIDNASASYGSPGGIAARFEAGGWSVRTVDGRDHEQLYAAFTAPHPGRPHAVVARVEPKNA; from the coding sequence ATGAACACAGACCTGAACCGGCTGATGGCTCTCATGACCGGTGACGAGAAGCACGGGCCGGCGGCGACCTCGACCCTGGACGCGCTGTGGGTGCTCTACGACCGGGTGCTGCGGGTCACGCCACAGACGGTCTCAGCGCCCGGCCGGGACCGCTTCCTGCTCTCCAAGGGGCACGGCCCCATGGCGTACTACGCGGTCCTCGCGGCGAAGGGGTACTTCCCCGAGGAGCTGCTGGCGGGCTTCGGCTCGTACGACTCACCGCTCGGCCACCACCCCGACCGGCTGCGCGTGCCCGGTGCCGAGATCGGCAGCGGATCGCTCGGCCACGGCCTCCCGCTCGGCGTCGGCACGGTGCTCGGGCTCCGGGCGCAGCAGCTCACCGAGCCGCGGGTGTGGGTACTGATCGGGGACGCCGAACTGGACGAGGGCTCGGTGCACGAGGCCATCGCCTACGCGGGACCCGCCGGCCTGGACCAGCTGCACACCCTGGTGATCGACAACGCCTCCGCCAGCTACGGCTCCCCCGGCGGGATCGCGGCCCGTTTCGAAGCGGGCGGGTGGTCGGTCCGGACCGTCGACGGGCGGGACCACGAACAGCTGTACGCGGCCTTCACCGCACCGCACCCGGGCCGGCCGCACGCCGTGGTCGCCCGGGTCGAGCCCAAGAACGCCTGA
- a CDS encoding transketolase family protein, producing MDNMRERFAATTSRLLDEDPRLAVVLAEITRDGFADAARAHPDRVVNVGIREQLLIGAGAGMALTGMRPVVHTFASFLVERPFEQVKLDLGHQGLGAVLVSAGGSYDWPAGGFTHMSPGDVALLDTLDGWTVHVPGHPDEAEALLRHAVRGDDRVYVRLSLQANQRPQPVTGGGFRTVREGHGGVVIAVGPMLDAVLAATEGMDVTVLYATTVRPFDGAALRRATDAPGRADVVLVEPYLAGTSTAATNDALADRPHRVLGLGVGRQELRRYGQIEEHVAAHGLDAASLHRSIGGFLAGSLTPQG from the coding sequence ATGGACAACATGCGTGAGCGCTTCGCCGCCACCACGTCGCGGCTGCTGGACGAGGACCCTCGGCTCGCCGTCGTACTGGCCGAGATCACCCGCGACGGATTCGCCGACGCCGCACGCGCCCACCCCGACCGGGTGGTCAATGTGGGGATCCGGGAGCAGCTGCTGATCGGTGCGGGTGCCGGGATGGCCCTGACCGGGATGCGCCCCGTCGTGCACACCTTCGCCAGTTTCCTGGTCGAGCGCCCCTTCGAGCAGGTCAAGCTGGACCTCGGCCACCAGGGACTGGGCGCCGTGCTGGTGAGCGCCGGGGGCTCGTACGACTGGCCGGCCGGCGGTTTCACCCACATGTCGCCGGGCGACGTGGCGCTCCTCGACACGCTCGACGGCTGGACCGTGCATGTGCCGGGCCACCCCGACGAGGCGGAGGCCCTGCTGCGCCACGCCGTGCGCGGGGACGACCGGGTGTACGTACGGCTGTCGCTGCAGGCGAATCAGCGGCCGCAGCCGGTCACCGGAGGCGGGTTCCGCACGGTGCGGGAGGGACACGGCGGGGTGGTGATCGCGGTCGGGCCGATGCTCGACGCGGTTCTGGCGGCCACGGAGGGGATGGACGTCACCGTGCTGTACGCGACGACCGTGCGGCCCTTCGACGGCGCCGCACTCCGCCGGGCCACCGACGCTCCCGGCCGGGCCGATGTGGTGCTGGTCGAGCCGTATCTGGCCGGTACGTCGACGGCCGCCACGAACGATGCCCTGGCCGACCGGCCGCACCGGGTCCTCGGTCTCGGGGTCGGACGGCAGGAGCTGAGGCGGTACGGACAGATCGAGGAGCATGTCGCCGCACACGGCCTGGACGCCGCCTCGCTGCACCGGAGCATCGGCGGATTCCTGGCCGGGTCCCTCACGCCGCAGGGGTGA
- a CDS encoding Gfo/Idh/MocA family oxidoreductase: protein MSDLRIGVLGYGLRGSIARTAHRPGAGSRVTALADPDPAARTEAATAFPGALISSAHHKVVEDPDVDAVLVLTPDHTHADLACEALRAGKPVFVEKPLDITVERCDEILRTAYETGTRLYIGHNMRHMPVVRLMRDLIAAGTIGEVKTVWVRHFVGYGGDWYFKDWHAERKYTTGLLLQKAAHDIDVLHWLAGGYARDVQAMGDLMVYGDNPHRREPGEPKAADWYTKDGHWPPHTQRALNPVIDIEDVSLLNMRLDNGVLAAYQQCHFTPDYWRNYTVIGDAGRLENFGDGPGSTVKVWNTRRSPYREDADETHAVPEAQDEAGHGGADPLLMDEFLRFVREGGRTDTSPVAARMAVAAGVRATDSLRDGGTPRRVTPLDPALADYFERGQQRTG, encoded by the coding sequence ATGTCCGACCTCCGTATCGGCGTCCTCGGCTACGGCCTGCGCGGCAGCATCGCCCGCACAGCCCACCGCCCCGGAGCCGGCTCGCGCGTCACCGCACTCGCCGACCCCGACCCGGCAGCCCGTACGGAGGCGGCCACGGCCTTCCCCGGCGCCCTGATCTCCTCCGCCCACCACAAGGTCGTCGAGGACCCCGACGTCGACGCGGTCCTGGTCCTCACCCCCGACCACACCCACGCCGACCTGGCCTGCGAGGCGCTGCGCGCGGGCAAGCCGGTCTTCGTGGAGAAGCCCCTCGACATCACGGTCGAGCGGTGCGACGAGATCCTGCGCACCGCGTACGAGACCGGTACCCGCCTCTACATCGGCCACAACATGCGCCACATGCCGGTCGTCCGGCTGATGCGCGACCTGATCGCGGCCGGCACGATCGGCGAGGTCAAGACCGTCTGGGTCCGGCACTTCGTCGGGTACGGCGGCGACTGGTACTTCAAGGACTGGCACGCCGAGCGGAAGTACACCACCGGACTGCTGCTCCAGAAGGCGGCCCACGACATCGACGTGCTGCACTGGCTGGCGGGCGGCTACGCCCGCGACGTCCAGGCCATGGGCGACCTGATGGTCTACGGCGACAACCCGCACCGCCGCGAGCCCGGTGAGCCCAAGGCCGCCGACTGGTACACCAAGGACGGACACTGGCCGCCGCACACCCAGCGCGCCCTCAACCCCGTCATCGACATCGAGGACGTCTCCCTGCTGAACATGCGCCTGGACAACGGGGTGCTGGCCGCCTACCAGCAGTGCCACTTCACCCCCGACTACTGGCGCAACTACACCGTCATCGGCGACGCGGGCCGGCTGGAGAACTTCGGCGACGGGCCGGGCAGCACGGTGAAGGTCTGGAACACCCGCCGCTCCCCCTACCGGGAGGACGCCGACGAGACCCACGCCGTGCCGGAGGCACAGGACGAGGCGGGCCACGGCGGCGCCGACCCGCTGCTCATGGACGAGTTCCTGCGGTTCGTGCGCGAGGGCGGCCGCACCGACACCTCGCCGGTCGCCGCCCGGATGGCCGTCGCGGCCGGGGTCCGGGCCACGGACTCGCTCCGGGACGGCGGGACCCCGCGCCGGGTCACTCCGCTGGATCCGGCGCTCGCCGACTACTTCGAGCGCGGCCAGCAGCGCACGGGGTGA